The genomic DNA AGCAAGCAAATAGCAGCTTAGCTCCAAACCTCCTCAACATTCACTCCCCCTTATCCCGTCGGTAAAAATCCGAGAATAGTTTCAATTACAACCGTCAAAATAGGAATTGCCATAACGAGAATGAGGATTTTCCCAGCAAGTTCAATTTTCGAAGCGATGGCACCTTGACCAGCATCTTTTGTAATTTGGGCTCCAAACTCAGCAATATAAGCAATTCCAATAATCTTTAGTAACGTTTCCACATAGACGTTACTAACTTTCGCTTCACTCGCTACTCTCTCAATCATTTGTAAAATAGCATGAATTTGATCAATTAAAATAAGAAACATCACGCTACCTACGAACACAATAAATAAAGATGTAATGCTAGATTTATGCTGGTTCAAAACAGCAGCTAAAAACGTAGCAACGAGGCCTAATCCGACAATTTGTATAATTTCGATTCG from Bacillus cereus G9842 includes the following:
- the spoIIIAD gene encoding stage III sporulation protein AD → MQIVGLGLVATFLAAVLNQHKSSITSLFIVFVGSVMFLILIDQIHAILQMIERVASEAKVSNVYVETLLKIIGIAYIAEFGAQITKDAGQGAIASKIELAGKILILVMAIPILTVVIETILGFLPTG